A single genomic interval of Camelina sativa cultivar DH55 chromosome 11, Cs, whole genome shotgun sequence harbors:
- the LOC104721914 gene encoding uncharacterized protein LOC104721914, which produces MVGMNRVLIALTLALVASSALLPVSDGAKKPSSAPRKEDVPYIKCQVCEKLASRLDQLVKEKQQQISPKKISEYEIIEIAENVCNLKKEEADWMLKIDIVEKGDNLELVEQLEEGMCNSKCKTIESACQKVIGYADTDVAEYMYTSKPDLVSLKNHLCKDLTDACSKKPPPVPKDRVPGEPFVAKPSKDAEMDKILRSMQGMPGAPGMKVFSKEDIVKGNIGNDDEDGDDDEDEDEDDKFPKNLGKVLKEKEKESKTEELKKTITKEFKKTGEVLKRHAQKVSNRVRRWWKGLRSSSSKKPKSVKSEL; this is translated from the exons ATGGTTGGAATGAATCGGGTTCTGATAGCTTTGACGTTAGCTCTGGTAGCTTCGTCGGCGTTATTACCTGTTTCCGATGGCGCGAAGAAACCGTCGTCGGCGCCGAGAAAGGAGGATGTTCCGTATATTAAGTGTCAGGTTTGCGAGAAACTAGCCTCGAGGCTAGACCAGCTTGTTAAGGAGAAGCAACAACAGATCTCTCCCaaaaag ATCTCTGAGTATGAGATCATTGAGATTGCTGAAAATGTCTGCAATTTGAAGAAAGAGGAAGCTGATTGGATGCTCAAGATTGACATTGTTGAGAAAGGTGATAACCTTGAG TTGGTTGAGCAATTAGAAGAAGGGATGTGCAATTCCAAGTGCAAGACGATCGAGTCTGCTTGTCAAAAG GTTATTGGTTACGCAGACACTGATGTTGCAGAGTATATGTACACGTCTAAGCCTGATCTTGTTTCACTAAAAAATCATCTGTGCAAAGACTTGACTGATGCTTGTAGCAAGAAACCACCTCCTGTTCCCAAG GATCGGGTTCCCGGAGAACCATTTGTTGCTAAACCATCTAAAGATGCCGAAATGGACAAGATCTTGAGATCTATGCAG ggTATGCCAGGAGCACCTGGCATGAAAGTCTTCTCTAAAGAAGATATAGTGAAGGGCAATATTGGTAATGACGATGAAGAtggcgatgatgatgaagatgaggacGAAGATGACAAGTTTCCCAAGAATTTG ggAAAAGttctgaaagagaaagagaaagagagtaaaaCGGAAGAATTGAAAAAGACTATCACCAAGGAATTCAAGAAGACAGGTGAGGTTCTGAAGAGACATGCGCAGAAAGTGTCAAACCGGGTCCGGAGATGGTGGAAAGGACTTAGATCGTCTTCTTCAAAGAAACCTAAATCTGTGAAGTCTGAGCTATAG
- the LOC104721915 gene encoding uncharacterized protein LOC104721915 isoform X2, whose protein sequence is MASKLIQVQSKACEASKFVAKHGTSYYRQLLEKNKQYIQEPATVEKCQDLSKQLLYTRLASIPGRYETLWKEVDYAKNLWKNRSGLKVEDAGIAALFGLECFAWYCAGEIAGRGFTFTGYYP, encoded by the exons ATGGCATCAAAGTTGATACAAGTTCAATCAAAGGCATGTGAGGCTTCGAAGTTTGTGGCTAAGCATGGAACTTCCTACTACAGACAGTTGTTGGAGAAGAACAAGCAGTATATCCAGGAACCTGCCACTGTGGAGAAGTGTCAAGACTTATCTAAGCAATTGCTGTACACCCGTCTTGCTAG CATTCCCGGACGCTATGAAACTCTCTGGAAGGAAGTAGACTACGCAAAGAACTTATGGAAGAACAGATCTGGTCTGAAGGTAGAAGATGCAGGTATCGCTGCATTGTTTGGTCTTGAATGCTTTGCTTGGTATTGCGCTGGTGAAATCGCCGGCAGAGGATTCACCTTCACAGGCTATTACCCTTGA
- the LOC104721915 gene encoding uncharacterized protein LOC104721915 isoform X1, with amino-acid sequence MVSFNTKKRSDHITKLLNQWPEISNRLIIISLSFTGAALSICRLVVKMASKLIQVQSKACEASKFVAKHGTSYYRQLLEKNKQYIQEPATVEKCQDLSKQLLYTRLASIPGRYETLWKEVDYAKNLWKNRSGLKVEDAGIAALFGLECFAWYCAGEIAGRGFTFTGYYP; translated from the exons ATGGTGTCGTTTAATACGAAGAAGAGAAGTGACCATATTACGAAGTTGTTGAATCAGTGGCCTGAAATCTCGAATcgactcatcatcatctctctcagcTTCACCGGAGCTGCATTATCAATTTGCAGATTG GTTGTGAAGATGGCATCAAAGTTGATACAAGTTCAATCAAAGGCATGTGAGGCTTCGAAGTTTGTGGCTAAGCATGGAACTTCCTACTACAGACAGTTGTTGGAGAAGAACAAGCAGTATATCCAGGAACCTGCCACTGTGGAGAAGTGTCAAGACTTATCTAAGCAATTGCTGTACACCCGTCTTGCTAG CATTCCCGGACGCTATGAAACTCTCTGGAAGGAAGTAGACTACGCAAAGAACTTATGGAAGAACAGATCTGGTCTGAAGGTAGAAGATGCAGGTATCGCTGCATTGTTTGGTCTTGAATGCTTTGCTTGGTATTGCGCTGGTGAAATCGCCGGCAGAGGATTCACCTTCACAGGCTATTACCCTTGA
- the LOC104721916 gene encoding xaa-Pro dipeptidase isoform X1 produces the protein MSSLSPPPIPMELHAGNRQKLVDSVRRHLSGSNRSLDGFVLLQGGEEKNRYCTDHAELFRQESYFAYLFGVREPDFYGAIDIGSGKSILFIPRLPADYAVWLGEIKPLLHFKETYMVDMVFYVDEIIQVFNEQFKGSGKPLLYLLHGLNTDSSNFSKPASFEGIEKFETDLTTLHRILAECRVIKSSLELQLIQFANDISSEAHIEVMRRVTPGMKEYQMESMFLHHSYMYGGCRHCSYTCICATGDNSAVLHYGHAAAPNDRTFEDGDFALLDMGAEYHFYASDITCSFPVNGKFTSDQSLIYNAVLDAHNSVISAMKPGVNWVDMHKLAERIILESLKKGSILTGDVDDMMVQRLGAVFMPHGLGHFMGIDTHDTGGYPKGVERPKEPGLKSLRTARDLLEGMVITVEPGCYFIKALLIPAMENTTTSKFFNRETVERFRNFGGVRIESDLVVTANGCKNMTNVPRETWEIEAVMAGGPWPPVTTKNNFTK, from the exons ATGTCGTCGCTGTCTCCACCGCCGATTCCTATGGAGCTTCACGCCGGTAACCGGCAAAAGCTCGTCGATTCAGTACGCCGTCACTTATCTGGTTCCAATCGTTCTCTCGATGGATTCGTTTTACTTCAG GGTGGTGAAGAGAAAAATCGATACTGTACTGATCACGCCGAGCTTTTCAG GCAGGAGAGTTATTTTGCTTACTTGTTTGGAGTCAGAGAGCCTGATTTCTATGGAGCTATT GACATTGGAAGTGGGAAATCTATCCTTTTTATTCCAAGGTTGCCTGCTGATTATGCTGTCTGGTTAGGGGAGATAAAGCCATTGTTACACTTTAAG GAAACATATATGGTTGACATGGTTTTCTATGTGGATGAGATTATTCAAGTTTTTAATGAACAATTTAAGGGATCTGGAAAACCTCTGTTGTATCTCCTGCATGGTCTTAACACCGACAGCAGTAACTTCTCAAAACCTGCCAGCTTTGAG GGGATAGAGAAGTTTGAGACTGATTTGACTACCTTACATCGTATTTTGGCGGAGTGTCGAGTTATTAAATCAAGTTTGGAGCTTCAACTAATACAGTTTGCAAATGATATAAGTTCTGAAGCTCACATAGAG GTTATGAGGAGAGTCACACCTGGCATGAAAGAATATCAGATGGAAAGTATGTTTCTGCATCACAGCTACATGTACGGTGGCTGTAGGCATTGCTCGTACACATGCATCTGTGCAACAGGAGATAACAG TGCTGTTCTTCATTATGGGCATGCTGCGGCTCCAAATGATAGG ACTTTTGAAGATGGAGATTTTGCATTGCTTGATATGGGTGCTGAATACCATTTTTATGCGTCTGACATAACATGTTCATTCCCC GTTAATGGTAAATTTACAAGCGACCAGAGTCTAATCTACAAT GCTGTTCTGGATGCTCATAATTCTGTAATCTCTGCGATGAAGCCTGGAGTAAACTGGGTGGATATGCACAA GTTAGCCGAAAGAATCATCCTTGAGTCACTGAAGAAGGGGTCCATCCTCACTGG GGATGTGGACGACATGATGGTACAACGCTTGGGTGCTGTTTTCATGCCTCATGGACTAGGTCACTTCATGGGCATTGACACACACGATACCGGTGGCTACCCGAAG GGAGTGGAAAGACCAAAGGAACCTGGATTGAAGTCATTGCGCACTGCAAGAGACCTTCTTGAAGGAATG GTCATAACGGTGGAACCAGGATGCTATTTTATTAAGGCATTACTGATCCCAGCCATGGAAAACACAACAACCTCTAAGTTCTTCAACCGTGAGACAGTAGAGAGATTCAGGAATTTCGGAGGTGTCAGAATTGAAAGCGATTTG GTCGTGACTGCGAATGGCTGCAAGAACATGACGAACGTTCCGCGGGAAACATGGGAGATCGAAGCTGTGATGGCTGGAGGGCCTTGGCCACCGGTTACTACCAAAAACAATTTCACCAAGTGA
- the LOC104721910 gene encoding probable acyl-[acyl-carrier-protein]--UDP-N-acetylglucosamine O-acyltransferase, mitochondrial has product MISLLKAREKFLSPLFSSTIRRLSSSLSYSREDSEVFIHPSADVHPNAVIGKGVSVGPYCTIGSSVKLGNGCKLYPSSHIFGNTELGESCVLMPGAVVGDELPGYTVLGCNNVIGYHAVVGVKCQDLKYKSGDECFLCIGDNNEIREFCSIHRSSKLSDKTVIGDNNLIMGSCHIAHDCKIGDRNIFANNTLLAGHVTVEDYTHTAGATVIHQFCHIGSFAFLGGGSVVSQDVPKYMMVTGERAELRGLNLEGLRRNGFTMSEMKSLRAAYRKIFMSTETVSLSLEERLTKMEQDQDLYSVPAVSAMLQSIRDSFTETRRGICKFRQWLDS; this is encoded by the exons ATGATTTCTCTCCTTAAAGCTCGCGAGAAGTTTCTATCTCCTCTCTTCAGTTCCACTATCCGCAGACTCTCCTCTAGTCTCTCCT ATTCTCGTGAAGATTCTGAAGTATTTATACACCCGAGTGCTGATGTACACCCAAATGCTGTGATTGGCAAG GGAGTCTCAGTTGGTCCATACTGTACAATTGGGTCTTCAGTGAAGCTAGGCAATGGCTGCAAACTCTATCCTTCAAGCCATATCTTTGGGAACACTGAGTTAGGGGAATCTTGTGTTCTCATGCC TGGTGCTGTTGTTGGCGATGAGCTGCCTGGTTATACAGTCCTAGGATGCAATAACGTCATTGGTTACCATGCTGTGGTTGGTGTTAAATGTCAAGACTTGAAGTACAAG agTGGGGATGAATGTTTTCTTTGCATCGGTGACAACAATGAAATTAGGGAGTTCTGCTCAATTCACAGGTCATCAAAGCTCAGTGATAAAACG GTTATTGGTGACAACAATCTAATCATGGGCTCTTGTCATATTGCTCATGATTGCAAGATTGGTGACCGCAACATATTTGCCAACAATACACTTCTTGCGGGCCATGTGACTGTAGAA GACTATACACACACAGCAGGAGCCACGGTCATCCACCAGTTCTGTCATATTGGCTCCTTCGCTTTCCTTGGTGGTGGTTCTGTG GTTTCACAAGATGTTCCAAAGTATATGATGGTGACTGGAGAGAGAGCCGAGCTTCGTGGTTTGAATCTGGAGGGACTTAGACGAAATGGATTTACCATGTCAGAG ATGAAGAGCCTAAGAGCAGCCTACCGTAAGATATTCATGTCTACCGAAACAGTTTCCTTAAGTCTTGAAGAGCGTCTCACGAAGATG GAACAGGACCAAGATCTGTACAGTGTTCCTGCAGTATCCGCAATGTTGCAGTCAATCCGAGATTCTTTCACAGAAACTCGCCGTGGGATATGCAAGTTTAGGCAATGGCTCGATTCCTGA
- the LOC104721913 gene encoding protein arginine N-methyltransferase 1.1-like yields the protein MTKNSNHNENEFISFEPNQNTKIRFEDADEEDEVAEGSGVAGEEAAQDESMRDAEASDVADNTTSADYYFDSYSHFGIHEEMLKDVVRTKTYQNVIYQNKFLIKDKIVLDVGAGTGILSLFCAKAGAAHVYAVECSQMADMAKEIVKANGFSDVITVLKGKIEEIELPTPKVDVIISEWMGYFLLFENMLDSVLYARNKWLVDGGVVLPDKASLHLTAIEDSEYKEDKIEFWNSVYGFDMSCIKKKAMMEPLVDTVDQNQIVTDSRLLKTMDISKMSSGDASFTAPFKLVAQRNDYIHALVAYFDVSFTMCHKLQGFSTGPKSRATHWKQTVLYLEDVLTICEGETITGTMSVSPNKKNPRDIDIKLCYSLNGQHSKISRTQHYKMR from the exons ATGACTAAGAACAGTAACCACAACGAGAACGAGTTCATCAGCTTTGAGCCGAATCAGAACACAAAGATACGCTTTGAAGAtgctgatgaagaagacgaagttgCTGAAGGGTCTGGTGTTGCCGGCGAGGAAGCTGCCCAAGATGAATCCATGCGCGACGCCGAGGCTTCTGATGTCGCTGACAATACCACCAGCGCTGATTACTACTTCGATTCTTACTCTCACTTCG GAATTCATGAA GAAATGTTAAAGGATGTAGTGAGAACAAAGACTTATCAGAATGTTATTTATCAGAACAAGTTTCTCATCAAGGACAAGATTGTTCTTGATGTTGGAGCTGGAACAGGAATCTTGTCTCTGTTCTGTGCCAAGGCAGGAGCAGCTCATGTCTACGCT GTGGAGTGTTCTCAAATGGCTGACATGGCAAAGGAGATTGTCAAAGCAAATGGATTTTCTGATG TTATTACGGTTTTGAAAGGAAAGATTGAAGAGATAGAGCTTCCCACTCCTAAAGTGGATGTGATTATATCTGAATGGATGGGttactttttgttgtttgaaaacATGTTGGACAGTGTCTTATACGCTCGTAATAAATGGCTT GTTGATGGTGGAGTTGTGCTACCAGACAAAGCCTCTCTGCATCTTACAGCCATAGAGGATTCAGAgtacaaagaagacaaaatagaaT TTTGGAACAGTGTCTATGGTTTTGACATGTCATGCATCAAGAAAAAAGCTATGATGGAACCACTTGTTGACACTGTCGACCAAAACCAAATCGTCACTGATAGTAGGCTTCTTAAG ACTATGGATATCTCAAAGATGTCTTCTGGTGATGCTTCCTTCACAGCTCCCTTTAAACTTGTTGCACAACGAAATGACTACATCCACGCCCTTGTAGCCTACTTTGATGTATCGTTTACCATGTGCCACAAGCTGCAGGGTTTCTCAACAg GACCAAAATCCCGAGCTACGCACTGGAAACAAACTGTTCTGTACTTAGAAGATGTGTTAACCATATGTGAGGGTGAGACAATCACTGGAACCATGTCCGTTTCTCCTAACAAGAAGAATCCTCGAGACATTGACATAAAGCTATGCTATTCTTTGAATGGCCAGCATTCCAAGATCTCTAGGACTCAACACTACAAAATGCGCTAA
- the LOC104727679 gene encoding UPF0725 protein At4g29550-like, with product MATNEPRPPRKRKVAEITPPDVGKSVEETSRTYYVLEEGRYVPVKKGSDVPPPAPAPEPDSDEDVDPVLEAEYDRQIQESDGFDLNVCIPNGSLFLINFMIIMRGSNFGLLRVEKYNVMFTGLTTYFITADVIDPSSNSSFVFQTCVTQTSWRNNEDFKIEAELCRLKPDTHGSKAEVEGCPWDSEAIHDFYKGGLNWLQDDALVQSSDKQHPHLYELQDTDIREYDWLNMYADYAFYTLWENGWKKLKFATPLEIKKVVVQTHEAMEPKEMLKAGNVVFYINFRDCGLTEEHRAVARRTTDGHPAHLCLEVKFPVGDLSTCSID from the exons ATGGCGACGAATGAACCACGTCCACCGCGCAAGCGAAAGGTCGCAGAAATCACCCCGCCGGACGTAGGTAAGTCGGTCGAAGAAACCAGCCGGACCTATTATGTTTTGGAAGAAGGAAGGTATGTTCCTGTTAAAAAAGGATCCGACGTCCCACCACCAGCACCAGCACCAGAACCAGATTCAGATGAGGATGTTGATCCGGTTCTGGAAGCAGAGTATGATCGTCAAATTCAAGAATCCGAT GGATTTGATCTTAACGTATGTATACCAAATGGTTCGTTGTTCCTTATAAATTTCATGATCATCATGAGG GGCTCAAACTTTGGGTTGTTGCGGGTAGAGAAATATAATGTTATGTTCACCGGATTGACGACTTACTTTATAACTGCTGACGTTATTGATCCATCCAGCAATTCGTCTTTTGTTTTCCAAACGTGTGTTACGCAAACTTCGTGGCGCAACAACGAAGATTTCAAAATAGAGGCTGAACTTTGTAGGCTTAAACCCGATACTCACG GTTCTAAGGCCGAGGTCGAGGGTTGTCCTTGGGATTCTGAAGCAATTCATGATTTCTACAAAGGTGGTCTGAATTGGCTTCAGGATGATGCTTTGGTGCAATCTAGTGATAAGCAACATCCTCATTTGTACGAG CTTCAAGACACAGACATTCGCGAATATGATTGGCTTAATATGTATGCTGACTACGCATTTTATACGCTGTGGGAAAATGGCTGG AAAAAGCTCAAGTTTGCTACGCCTCTGGAGATCAAAAAGGTCGTTGTACAAACTCATGAAGCCATGGAGCCAAAGGAAATGCTCAAGGCCGGGAATGTAGTCTTCTATATTAATTTCAGGGACTGTGGTCTGACTGAAGAACACCGAGCGGTGGCAAGAAGAACCACAGATGGGCATCCGGCACACCTTTGTCTTGAAGTTAAGTTTCCGGTTGGGGACTTGTCGACCTGCTCTATTGACTAA
- the LOC104721912 gene encoding inorganic pyrophosphatase 3 produces MAIGWCRRRTIGFCAVNERRREAELRTPDSGQKMMAKIVIVFDFDRTLIDGDSDNWVVTEMGLTEIFHQLRFTLPWNRLMDRMMMELHSQGRSIEDIEACLKKMPIDSQVIEAIKSAKSLGCDLKIVSDANQFFIEKILEQHDLLDCFSEIYTNPSSVDENGNLRILPYHSDALAPHSCNLCPTNLCKGLVMDHIRASSANDQIPTRFIYLGDGGGDFCPTLKLRECDFVMPRTNYPLWKKISDNSSLIKAEVKEWSNAEELQRILLQLVSTITKEE; encoded by the exons ATGGCTATTGGCTGGTGTCGTCGTCGGACAATTGGATTTTGTGCAGTGAACGAACGACGGCGAGAAGCTGAGCTCCGGACTCCGGACTCCGGACAGAAAATGATGGCAAAGATCGTGATAGTATTTGACTTCGATCGGACTTTGATCGACGGAGATAGTGACAATTGGGTTGTTACTGAAATGGGACTCACTGAGATCTTCCATCAGCTCCGTTTCACTTTACCTTGGAATCGTCTTATG GATAGGATGATGATGGAGCTGCATTCACAAGGCAGATCGATTGAAGACATTGAAGCTTGTTTGAAGAAAATGCCAATTGATTCTCAGGTTATTGAAGCTATCAAATCAGCTAAATCTTTAGG ATGTGATTTGAAGATTGTGAGTGATGCAAACCAGTTTTTCATTGAGAAGATACTAGAGCAGCATGATTTGCTTGATTGCTTTTCTGAGATTTACACGAATCCAAGTTCAGTTGATGAAAATGGGAACTTGCGGATCTTGCCGTATCATAGTGATGCTTTGGCTCCACATAGCTGTAATCTCTGCCCTACAAATCTATGCAAG GGTCTAGTGATGGATCATATACGTGCTTCTTCTGCCAATGATCAAATTCCTACAAGGTTTATCTACCTTGGAGACGGAGGAGGTGACTTCTGCCCGACATTGAAGCTGAGAGAGTGCGATTTTGTGATGCCGAGAACGAATTATCCGCTGTGGAAGAAGATTTCAGACAATTCCTCCCTGATCAAAGCAGAAGTCAAGGAGTGGAGCAATGCAGAGGAACTGCAGAGAATCCTTCTGCAACTTGTCAGCacaataacaaaagaagaataa
- the LOC104721918 gene encoding phospholipase A2-delta-like encodes MIRGGALTNVGLSLTAFLFLAVVRSQETCSKTCIAQRYNGLSVRYGKYCGIGYFGCPGEPPCDDLDTCCMNHDNCVTVKGMTYVNCHKQFQRCINELKKSVQQSNNQKVGFSKQCPYSTVIPTVYRGMDYGIFFSKIGNIIKPKPPARPASVVEVDLARSKADTKDGLGTKQGLQTKQGSKVSVPMNPSPS; translated from the exons ATGATTCGCGGTGGTGCTTTGACAAATGTCGGATTAAGCTTAACCGCCTTCCTCTTCCTTGCCGTCGTTCGCAGCCAG GAGACGTGCAGCAAAACCTGCATTGCACAGAGATACAACG GTCTCAGTGTTCGCTATGGGAAATATTGTGGGATAGGTTACTTCGGATGTCCTGGAGAGCCACCTTGTGATGATCTTGATACTTGTTGTATGAACCATGACAATTGTGTTACTGTAAAAG GCATGACTTATGTTAACTGCCACAAGCAGTTCCAGCGTTGCATAAACGAGCTAAAAAAATCAGTCCAACAATCTAACAACCAGAAGGTTGGATTTTCCAAGCAATGTCCTTATTCGACAGTGATACCAACCGTGTACAGAGGAATGGATTACGGCATTTTCTTCAGTAAAATAG GTAATATCATTAAACCTAAGCCGCCAGCAAGGCCCGCGTCTGTCGTGGAGGTGGATCTCGCTCGGAGTAAAGCGGACACAAAGGATGGCCTTGGAACAAAGCAAGGCCTTCAAACAAAACAAGGCTCCAAAGTCTCTGTTCCAATGAACCCTTCCCCTTCCTGA
- the LOC104727680 gene encoding phospholipase A2-gamma-like, producing the protein MICGGALARIASGLTAFLLLAVVHSEGKCSKTCIVQNCNSLIIRYGKYCGIGYFGCPGEKPCDDLDACCMTHDNCVDLKGMTYVNCHKQFKRCXFLTSIIIIVLILDKERPKRN; encoded by the exons ATGATTTGCGGCGGTGCTTTGGCACGTATTGCTTCCGGCTTAACCGCCTTCCTCCTCCTCGCCGTCGTTCACAGCGAG GGCAAGTGCAGCAAAACGTGCATTGTACAGAACTGCAACA gTCTCATCATTCGATATGGGAAGTATTGTGGGATAGGTTACTTTGGATGTCCTGGAGAGAAACCTTGTGATGATCTTGATGCTTGTTGTATGACACATGACAATTGTGTTGATCTAAAAG GTATGACTTACGTTAACTGTCACAAGCAGTTCAAACGTTGCNGTTTTTTAACGtccataataataatagttcTGATTTTGGATAAGGAACGTccaaaaagaaactga
- the LOC104727682 gene encoding phospholipase A2-gamma-like translates to MICGGALARIASGLTAFLLLAVVHSEGKCSKTCIVQNCNSLIIRYGKYCGIGYFGCPGEKPCDDLDACCMTHDNCVDLKGMTYVNCHKQFKRCVNKLSRSIKKSNGQKIGFSEQCPYSTVIPTVYNGMNYGIFFSKIGNILKPPMLGSTPLVXLFMFVPYC, encoded by the exons ATGATTTGCGGCGGTGCTTTGGCACGTATTGCTTCCGGCTTAACCGCCTTCCTCCTCCTCGCCGTCGTTCACAGCGAG GGCAAGTGCAGCAAAACGTGCATTGTACAGAACTGCAACA gTCTCATCATTCGATATGGGAAGTATTGTGGGATAGGTTACTTTGGATGTCCTGGAGAGAAACCTTGTGATGATCTTGATGCTTGTTGTATGACACATGACAATTGTGTTGATCTAAAAG GTATGACTTACGTTAACTGTCACAAGCAGTTCAAACGTTGCGTAAACAAGCTAAGCAGATCAATCAAAAAATCTAACGGTCAAAAGATTGGATTCTCCGAGCAATGCCCTTATTCGACAGTGATACCAACCGTGTACAATGGAATGAATTACGGCATTTTCTTCAGTAAAATAG GTAATATCCTTAAACCTCCCATGCTCGGAAGCACGCCTCTCGTGNATTTGTTCATGTTTGTGCCTTATTGTTAG